The following coding sequences are from one Prochlorococcus sp. MIT 0604 window:
- a CDS encoding 7-carboxy-7-deazaguanine synthase QueE, with protein MTNFLPLVEQFHSLQGEGYHAGKSAFFIRLAGCKVGCSWCDTKNSWDEKKHPSISIEKIIDRIKIAREKGASFCVITGGEPLQHNLDNFCKAIKKMTIGEEQKPMKIHIETSGVNSISGSYDWITLSPKRHSPPKNYFLKNCNEIKIIINDIEDIEFAIQIKKETLKQYQLSKSEYGFKKEDKIFYLQPAWNNTNGFSLAIDFVKNNPDWKLSLQTHKYLKIN; from the coding sequence ATGACAAATTTTTTACCCTTAGTCGAACAATTTCATTCATTACAAGGTGAAGGTTATCACGCTGGGAAAAGTGCTTTTTTTATAAGATTAGCCGGATGTAAAGTTGGATGTTCATGGTGCGATACCAAGAATTCATGGGACGAGAAAAAACATCCTTCTATATCAATTGAAAAAATAATAGATCGCATAAAAATTGCCAGAGAAAAAGGAGCATCTTTTTGCGTTATTACAGGTGGAGAACCTTTACAACATAACTTGGATAATTTTTGCAAAGCCATAAAAAAAATGACGATTGGAGAAGAACAAAAGCCAATGAAGATTCATATTGAGACAAGTGGAGTTAATTCGATATCAGGAAGCTATGACTGGATTACTTTATCTCCTAAAAGACACTCACCTCCAAAAAATTATTTTTTAAAAAACTGTAATGAAATCAAAATAATCATAAATGACATAGAAGATATTGAATTTGCTATTCAAATTAAAAAAGAAACTTTAAAACAATATCAACTCTCTAAAAGCGAATATGGCTTCAAAAAAGAAGATAAAATTTTTTATTTACAGCCAGCATGGAACAATACAAATGGGTTTTCTCTTGCTATTGATTTCGTAAAAAATAATCCCGATTGGAAATTGAGCCTTCAAACTCACAAATACTTAAAAATTAATTGA
- a CDS encoding CTP synthase, with translation MSKFVFVTGGVVSSIGKGIVAASLGRLLKSRGYSVSILKLDPYLNVDPGTMSPFQHGEVFVTEDGAETDLDLGHYERFTDTAMTRLNSVTTGSIYQAVINKERRGSYDGGTVQVIPHITGEIRERIHRVAANSNADIIITEIGGTVGDIESLPFLEAIREFKNDVNTNDVAYIHVTLLPYIKTSGEIKTKPTQHSVKELRSIGIQPDLLVCRSDKSINEALKKKLSGFCGVSINSVIEALDADSIYSVPLSLKKEGLCKETLKYLNLEDKKCDLKNWEQLIHNLRNPGAPIKVALVGKYIELGDAYLSVVEALRHACIEQKALLDLHWVSAEMIEKNSAETYLNEVDAIVVPGGFGNRGVNGKISAIKFARENKIPFLGLCLGMQCAVIEWARNVANLPDASSSELDPDTPNPVIHLLPEQEDVVDLGGTMRLGVYPCRLTKNTTGKNLYNEDVIYERHRHRYEFNNYYKQSFLESGYKISGTSPDGRLVELIELENHPYFLACQYHPEFLSRPGKPHPLFKGLIKASQDKLTQSN, from the coding sequence ATGTCAAAATTTGTATTTGTCACCGGAGGAGTAGTTTCTAGCATTGGTAAAGGAATTGTAGCTGCAAGCTTAGGAAGATTATTAAAGTCTAGAGGATATAGTGTTTCAATATTAAAACTAGATCCATATCTCAATGTTGATCCAGGAACAATGAGCCCTTTCCAACATGGAGAAGTATTTGTAACCGAAGATGGGGCTGAAACCGATCTAGATTTAGGTCACTATGAAAGATTTACTGATACTGCAATGACTAGGTTAAATAGTGTGACTACGGGATCTATCTATCAAGCAGTTATTAATAAAGAAAGAAGAGGAAGTTATGACGGTGGAACTGTCCAAGTAATACCTCACATAACGGGAGAGATAAGAGAAAGAATTCATAGAGTAGCCGCCAACAGTAATGCAGATATTATTATTACTGAAATTGGTGGAACAGTTGGTGATATTGAATCTCTACCTTTTTTAGAGGCAATCAGAGAATTCAAAAATGATGTCAATACGAACGATGTTGCATACATACACGTAACATTACTTCCTTACATCAAAACCTCTGGCGAAATAAAAACTAAACCGACACAACATTCAGTGAAAGAATTAAGATCAATTGGAATTCAGCCTGATTTACTTGTATGCCGAAGTGATAAATCTATCAATGAAGCTCTTAAAAAGAAGCTTAGTGGTTTTTGCGGTGTCAGTATCAACTCTGTAATTGAAGCTTTAGACGCAGACAGTATTTATTCTGTACCTCTTTCTTTAAAAAAAGAAGGTTTATGCAAAGAAACCCTGAAGTATTTAAACCTTGAAGATAAAAAATGTGATTTGAAAAATTGGGAGCAACTAATACACAACCTAAGAAATCCTGGAGCTCCAATTAAAGTTGCTTTAGTAGGTAAATACATTGAACTTGGAGATGCATATTTATCCGTTGTTGAAGCTTTAAGACATGCATGCATTGAACAAAAGGCTTTATTAGATTTACATTGGGTAAGTGCTGAAATGATAGAAAAAAATTCAGCAGAAACTTACTTAAATGAAGTTGATGCAATTGTCGTACCTGGGGGATTTGGCAATAGAGGAGTCAATGGAAAAATTTCGGCTATAAAATTCGCAAGAGAAAATAAAATTCCCTTTTTAGGTTTGTGCCTTGGTATGCAATGTGCAGTTATAGAATGGGCCAGGAATGTAGCTAATCTTCCAGATGCATCAAGTTCAGAACTAGACCCAGATACTCCCAATCCAGTGATACATTTATTACCAGAACAGGAAGATGTAGTTGATTTAGGTGGGACAATGAGACTTGGAGTTTATCCATGTAGACTGACAAAAAATACAACTGGAAAAAACTTATATAATGAGGATGTTATTTATGAGAGACATCGACATAGATACGAATTTAATAATTACTACAAACAAAGTTTTTTAGAGTCTGGATACAAAATTAGTGGTACTTCACCAGATGGCAGATTAGTTGAGTTAATTGAGTTAGAAAACCATCCATACTTCTTAGCATGTCAATATCATCCTGAGTTTTTATCGCGACCTGGCAAACCTCATCCTTTATTTAAAGGTTTAATAAAAGCCTCTCAAGATAAGTTAACTCAATCAAATTAA
- the queC gene encoding 7-cyano-7-deazaguanine synthase QueC, with protein sequence MTLKNKSIVVLLSGGLDSSTVTGIAKKSEAKIFGLSFDYGQRHKKELNSASIIAKHFDIEEFKIIKLELSLWGGSSLTDTQKNIPIEGVQTNKIPNTYVPGRNTIFISVALSYAEAIDADFIGLGVNALDYSGYPDCRPDYIKKFQELADLANKRGRENNPIKLWTPLLDLNKEEIIKLAFANHVPLDKTWSCYSGNSKPCGKCDSCRIRNAAYEKWLNNNNKK encoded by the coding sequence ATGACTCTTAAAAATAAATCGATAGTAGTTTTGTTATCTGGAGGTTTAGATTCTTCTACAGTTACTGGTATCGCAAAAAAATCCGAAGCTAAAATTTTTGGCCTTTCATTTGACTACGGTCAAAGACATAAAAAAGAATTAAATTCAGCATCAATAATTGCAAAACACTTTGATATCGAAGAATTTAAAATCATTAAGCTTGAGTTATCTTTATGGGGAGGCTCGTCATTAACTGATACTCAAAAAAATATTCCAATAGAAGGAGTACAAACTAATAAAATTCCTAATACTTATGTTCCTGGGAGAAATACTATATTTATTTCCGTTGCACTAAGTTATGCCGAAGCAATAGATGCTGATTTTATAGGATTAGGAGTTAATGCACTGGATTATTCTGGTTATCCAGATTGCAGGCCTGACTATATTAAAAAATTTCAAGAACTAGCGGATTTAGCCAATAAAAGAGGAAGAGAAAATAATCCAATAAAACTTTGGACACCACTATTAGACTTAAATAAAGAGGAAATTATTAAATTAGCTTTTGCTAATCATGTCCCTTTAGATAAAACATGGAGTTGTTATTCGGGTAATTCAAAACCATGCGGTAAGTGTGATAGCTGCAGAATTAGAAATGCCGCTTATGAAAAATGGCTTAATAACAATAATAAAAAATGA
- the cobA gene encoding uroporphyrinogen-III C-methyltransferase, with product MSGIVYLVGAGPGDPELLTLKALRLIKNCDALVHDALIPDEIIKEAGKNTEIYHVGKRAGKCSVPQAETNALILKLAKEGKNVVRLKGGDPFVFSRGGEEVSILEKNGILVEIVPGITSGIAAPTYCGIPLTHRDAASSVTFVTGHERVDKEKKTVNWRDLAKSSDSLVIFMGIKNIEFIVEELILGGLDKNTKCAVIQEATLKNQKCLIEKLYNLPDKIKDKEFLAPSIIIIGKIVEFKVNNNITQVSDVYLPDINKVQLYNKSQK from the coding sequence GTGTCTGGTATTGTTTATTTAGTTGGGGCAGGGCCTGGAGATCCTGAGCTTTTAACTCTTAAAGCTTTACGTTTAATAAAAAATTGTGATGCCTTAGTTCATGATGCTTTAATTCCAGATGAAATAATAAAAGAGGCAGGAAAAAATACAGAAATTTATCATGTAGGCAAAAGAGCTGGAAAGTGTTCTGTTCCTCAGGCTGAAACTAATGCTCTTATTTTGAAATTAGCAAAAGAAGGCAAAAATGTTGTAAGGCTTAAAGGGGGAGATCCATTCGTTTTTTCTAGAGGTGGTGAAGAGGTATCGATTTTAGAAAAAAATGGAATTTTAGTTGAAATCGTTCCTGGGATTACATCTGGGATAGCTGCCCCCACATATTGTGGGATTCCACTAACCCATAGAGATGCTGCTAGTTCCGTAACTTTCGTCACTGGACATGAGCGTGTAGATAAGGAAAAAAAGACAGTGAATTGGAGAGATTTAGCTAAATCATCAGATAGCTTAGTAATTTTTATGGGTATAAAAAATATTGAATTTATAGTTGAAGAATTAATTCTAGGTGGTCTAGATAAGAATACTAAATGCGCTGTTATTCAAGAAGCTACTTTAAAAAATCAAAAATGTTTGATAGAGAAATTATATAATCTTCCAGATAAAATCAAAGATAAAGAATTTTTAGCTCCATCAATTATCATTATTGGAAAAATTGTTGAATTTAAGGTTAATAACAATATAACTCAAGTATCTGATGTCTATTTACCAGATATTAATAAAGTTCAACTATATAATAAATCCCAAAAGTAA
- a CDS encoding MFS transporter — protein MKESLLKPNKKFTLLSAFVTLLNDRLSESILLPILPSFVLLFDSKASTYGLLSCTYQLAQFTASPFIGLMSDRYGRRPITLFCITGSIIGISILSFTVLFNWSNSIATIPLFLLFLARLIDGLSGGTAATATTILADISTPEKRAKTFGLIGVAFGLSFFLGNIFVVIFAKNTNNNFIIPVLIASIIPIINFLLVFFYLPETKPNSNSKKSKTFLKNPLKELFTVFKEEKIKKLSLAFFIYFIAFTGLTNILIFFLQESLNWTTKASSGTLVVVGIIAIIVQGGLIGPLVKQFGEMRLTLMGSGFILVACALLITSPKENATINIYSAVSFLAIGAGLITPTLRALISKKLEVDKQGSILSNLQGLQSLGGVLGIAMAGRVYDSFGPKSPFIAGSVILLFMIYLIAEGKNNNSFKNQKSKVFQ, from the coding sequence GTGAAAGAAAGTTTATTGAAACCAAACAAAAAATTTACTCTCCTGAGTGCTTTTGTCACTCTTCTAAATGATCGATTAAGTGAAAGTATACTTTTGCCCATTTTACCCTCTTTTGTTCTACTTTTTGACTCTAAAGCTAGTACATATGGCTTATTATCATGCACTTACCAACTTGCACAATTTACAGCTTCCCCTTTTATTGGACTTATGAGTGATAGATACGGCAGAAGGCCTATCACTCTTTTTTGTATTACAGGCTCAATAATTGGAATATCCATATTATCTTTTACTGTTCTTTTTAATTGGTCAAATTCAATAGCAACTATCCCATTATTTTTATTATTCTTAGCGAGACTAATTGACGGCTTAAGTGGAGGAACTGCAGCCACTGCAACAACTATTCTTGCAGATATTTCAACCCCTGAAAAAAGAGCAAAAACATTTGGTCTTATTGGCGTAGCTTTTGGTTTAAGTTTTTTCTTAGGTAATATTTTCGTTGTAATATTTGCAAAAAATACAAATAATAACTTTATCATTCCAGTTTTAATAGCTTCAATAATTCCAATAATAAATTTCCTCCTTGTATTTTTTTACTTACCAGAAACCAAGCCTAATAGTAACTCAAAAAAATCAAAAACTTTTTTAAAAAACCCTTTAAAAGAGCTATTTACAGTTTTCAAAGAAGAAAAGATTAAAAAATTATCATTAGCATTTTTTATTTACTTTATTGCTTTTACTGGATTAACCAATATCCTCATATTTTTCCTTCAAGAATCCTTAAACTGGACTACCAAAGCATCAAGTGGAACTCTTGTTGTAGTAGGAATCATTGCAATTATCGTTCAGGGAGGACTAATTGGGCCTCTGGTAAAGCAATTTGGCGAAATGCGATTAACACTTATGGGATCAGGCTTCATACTTGTTGCGTGTGCTCTTTTAATAACTTCTCCAAAAGAAAATGCGACAATTAATATTTATTCAGCTGTTTCATTTTTAGCCATTGGGGCAGGGTTAATTACACCCACCTTAAGAGCACTAATATCAAAAAAATTAGAAGTTGATAAACAAGGATCCATTTTAAGTAACCTTCAAGGTCTACAGAGTCTTGGGGGAGTTTTAGGAATTGCAATGGCAGGAAGGGTTTATGATAGTTTTGGTCCTAAATCACCTTTTATAGCTGGTTCCGTTATCTTACTTTTCATGATATACCTTATTGCAGAGGGTAAAAATAATAATTCTTTTAAAAATCAAAAATCAAAAGTTTTTCAATGA
- the aspS gene encoding aspartate--tRNA ligase gives MRNRICKELNNKDIGKLVNLCGWVDRRRDHGGVIFIDLRDHSGFLQITINPDDGADLFKQAETLRNETVIMVSGIINERPKDSINTNLSTGELELKVKDLQIINQIKKNLPFPVSIHDYENTKEELRLKYRYLDLRRGKLLENLKTRHKIIKVAREFLDNFGFTEVETPLLTKSTPEGARDFLVPARLSNGEFFALPQSPQLFKQLLMVGGLDKYYQIAKCFRDEDLRADRQPEFTQLDIEMSFISEEEIISFNESLIKKIWKEVLNINFNNAFPRMSWQAAMDNYGTDRPDTRYQMLLKDLGGVLGDIGFNIFTKAIKSGGYIKSITVKGGNSSISNVRIKPGGDIFQVAQDAGAGGLAFIRVKGDELETIGAIKNNLSEEHIADILKITEAKDGDLILLGAGDKQIVNQSLDRVRQYIAKDLNLIDKSKWNFLWVTDFPMFERNEEENRYEALHHPFCSPKNIKSKDSGNLKKEIESSTANAYDLVLNGLELGGGSLRIHEANLQREVLKTVGLTDEEIDEKFGFLIEALEMGAPPHGGIAFGLDRITMLIIGADSIRETIAFPKNQQAKCLLTNAPSNVSESQLKELDIEITIDE, from the coding sequence ATGAGAAACAGAATTTGCAAAGAACTCAATAATAAAGATATTGGTAAATTAGTTAATTTATGCGGATGGGTAGATAGAAGAAGAGATCATGGTGGTGTAATTTTTATTGATTTAAGGGACCATAGTGGATTCCTACAAATAACAATTAACCCCGATGATGGTGCTGATCTATTCAAACAGGCAGAAACTCTAAGAAATGAGACGGTAATAATGGTTAGCGGAATTATTAATGAAAGGCCCAAAGATTCCATAAATACAAATTTAAGTACTGGAGAGTTAGAACTTAAGGTTAAAGATTTGCAAATTATCAACCAAATTAAAAAAAACTTACCTTTTCCAGTATCTATACATGATTATGAAAATACAAAAGAGGAACTCAGATTAAAATATAGATACCTTGATTTAAGAAGGGGAAAATTACTAGAAAATTTAAAAACAAGACATAAGATAATTAAAGTTGCTAGAGAATTTCTTGATAATTTTGGATTTACAGAAGTAGAGACCCCATTACTTACAAAGTCAACTCCAGAAGGCGCTCGCGATTTTCTTGTTCCTGCACGTCTTTCAAATGGAGAATTTTTTGCTTTACCTCAATCCCCACAACTATTTAAACAACTTTTAATGGTTGGAGGCCTAGACAAGTATTATCAAATCGCAAAGTGTTTCCGCGATGAAGACTTAAGGGCAGATAGACAGCCAGAGTTTACTCAATTAGATATAGAGATGAGCTTTATTAGTGAAGAAGAAATAATTTCTTTTAATGAAAGTCTCATAAAAAAAATATGGAAAGAAGTGTTAAATATTAATTTTAATAATGCTTTTCCAAGAATGTCATGGCAAGCAGCAATGGATAATTACGGCACTGATAGACCAGATACTAGATATCAAATGTTATTAAAAGATTTAGGAGGAGTATTAGGTGATATTGGATTTAATATTTTCACCAAGGCAATTAAGTCTGGAGGTTATATAAAATCCATAACAGTAAAAGGAGGTAATTCAAGTATTAGCAACGTAAGAATTAAACCAGGAGGTGATATATTCCAAGTAGCACAAGATGCAGGAGCTGGTGGTTTGGCCTTTATAAGAGTCAAAGGAGATGAGCTTGAGACTATTGGGGCAATTAAAAATAATTTAAGTGAAGAACATATCGCTGATATTTTAAAAATCACAGAAGCAAAAGATGGAGACTTAATCCTCTTAGGAGCTGGAGATAAACAAATTGTCAATCAGTCATTAGATAGGGTTAGACAATATATTGCAAAAGACTTAAATCTCATTGATAAAAGTAAATGGAATTTCTTATGGGTAACTGACTTCCCGATGTTTGAGAGAAATGAAGAGGAAAATAGATATGAAGCTTTACATCATCCTTTTTGCTCTCCAAAAAATATAAAATCTAAAGATTCTGGAAACTTGAAAAAAGAAATTGAGAGCTCTACAGCAAATGCTTATGACTTGGTTCTTAATGGATTGGAGTTAGGAGGTGGCTCCTTACGTATTCATGAAGCGAATTTACAAAGAGAGGTCCTGAAAACGGTAGGACTTACTGATGAAGAGATTGATGAAAAATTTGGATTTTTAATAGAAGCCTTAGAAATGGGTGCTCCTCCTCATGGTGGAATAGCGTTTGGATTGGATCGTATTACCATGCTGATCATAGGTGCAGATTCAATCAGAGAAACCATTGCTTTTCCAAAAAATCAACAAGCAAAATGTCTTCTCACAAATGCACCTTCAAATGTCTCTGAATCACAATTAAAAGAATTAGATATTGAAATAACAATTGATGAATAA
- a CDS encoding aminotransferase class IV codes for MIETLGWHKDQWLDIDRIFIAANNRGLKFADGIFETILIKKNKPILFDEHLKRLEKSSKILNINLKINKLNLRQLIHDGIRKLSLKNDQFASVRINYSRGTNEGRRLTIDSTLETKDLDNLWLEFYRINPNFNPISVCISRTEKINEYSLISKCKTFSYNQAIQVLTEANEKSFDDSILLNTSGELCCGSTFNLLIKRNNQWITPRKESGCLEGIMVSKALKLKIVKEELIPPEFQNDDIIVAINSLSCRQINQVNDLKLKPKFDPIYFWDLLYS; via the coding sequence ATGATTGAAACATTAGGCTGGCACAAGGATCAATGGTTGGATATTGATAGAATATTTATTGCTGCTAATAATAGAGGATTAAAATTTGCTGATGGTATATTTGAAACCATTTTGATAAAAAAAAACAAACCTATTCTTTTTGATGAACATCTGAAAAGGTTAGAAAAAAGTAGCAAGATTTTAAATATTAATCTCAAAATAAATAAATTAAATTTGAGGCAACTTATTCATGATGGAATTAGAAAGTTATCGCTTAAAAATGATCAATTTGCTTCAGTAAGAATAAACTATAGTCGAGGAACTAATGAAGGTCGAAGACTAACAATTGATAGCACTTTAGAAACAAAAGATTTGGATAATTTATGGCTTGAGTTTTATAGAATTAATCCAAATTTTAATCCGATAAGCGTTTGCATTAGTCGAACAGAAAAAATAAATGAATACAGTCTTATAAGTAAATGCAAAACATTTTCATACAATCAAGCAATACAAGTTTTGACAGAAGCTAATGAAAAATCATTTGATGATTCTATCCTTTTGAATACTTCAGGTGAACTTTGTTGTGGAAGTACATTTAATCTTCTAATTAAAAGAAATAATCAATGGATAACTCCTAGAAAAGAGAGCGGCTGTTTAGAGGGGATTATGGTTTCTAAAGCTTTAAAATTAAAAATTGTAAAAGAAGAATTAATTCCTCCAGAATTTCAAAATGATGACATAATAGTTGCAATTAATAGCTTATCTTGCAGACAAATTAATCAAGTTAATGATTTAAAGCTTAAACCTAAATTCGATCCAATTTACTTTTGGGATTTATTATATAGTTGA
- a CDS encoding anthranilate synthase component I family protein, which yields MKIKKIILEKWIDPALITHHLTKKFGDKGLAWLDSDGKENGEWSIIGIKPKEIIQSRDINNLDKTNNPFNNLKNIEKGFWIGWLSYEAGIYIEPKNPWRKSNMATLWIASYDPIIKCNLIKKEIIIEGTNSSELMNYKSIIMNIKNIQEENIIKTNLNFDFSKINLDEMAKKFQKNILNLKKLISLGDIFQANLTTKCEIESSKKYNPLDIYLKIRRKLRAPFGGIIINNNYKEAVLSTSPERFIKIDNKNFVESRPIKGTRSRDKDLNQDALNAIDLITNEKDRAENIMIVDLIRNDLSKVCETGSIMVPEILKLESFLKVHHLTSVIRGKLKKDKNWIDLLKACWPGGSITGAPKLRSCQRLFELEECERGPYCGSFLKLDWNGEFDSNILIRSFLIKDKKINIYAGCGIVIDSNPEEETNELKWKLLPLIDSLK from the coding sequence ATGAAAATAAAAAAAATAATTCTAGAAAAATGGATAGATCCAGCACTGATTACGCATCATCTAACAAAAAAATTCGGAGATAAAGGATTAGCTTGGCTAGACAGTGATGGCAAAGAAAATGGGGAATGGTCAATAATAGGAATTAAACCTAAAGAAATAATCCAATCAAGAGATATCAATAACTTAGACAAAACTAATAATCCATTTAACAATTTAAAAAATATTGAAAAGGGATTTTGGATCGGGTGGTTAAGTTATGAAGCTGGAATTTACATAGAACCCAAAAACCCATGGCGAAAATCTAATATGGCAACTTTATGGATTGCATCATATGATCCAATCATTAAATGTAATCTTATAAAAAAAGAAATAATTATCGAAGGCACAAACTCATCTGAACTGATGAATTATAAAAGCATAATCATGAATATAAAAAATATTCAAGAAGAAAATATTATTAAAACAAATTTGAATTTTGATTTTTCAAAAATAAATTTGGACGAAATGGCTAAAAAATTTCAGAAAAATATTCTAAATTTGAAAAAATTAATTTCCCTAGGGGATATATTTCAAGCAAACCTAACAACTAAATGCGAAATTGAATCGTCCAAAAAATATAATCCTCTAGATATTTATTTGAAAATAAGAAGGAAATTAAGAGCTCCCTTTGGAGGAATAATAATTAATAATAATTATAAAGAGGCTGTATTATCTACCTCGCCAGAAAGATTTATAAAAATAGATAATAAAAATTTTGTAGAATCAAGACCTATCAAAGGAACTAGATCCAGAGATAAGGATTTAAATCAAGACGCACTTAATGCTATCGATTTAATAACGAACGAAAAAGATAGAGCCGAAAATATAATGATTGTTGACCTAATAAGAAATGATTTGAGTAAAGTTTGCGAAACAGGAAGTATTATGGTGCCAGAAATATTAAAACTTGAAAGTTTCTTAAAAGTTCATCATCTAACTTCAGTAATCAGAGGCAAATTAAAAAAAGACAAGAACTGGATTGATTTACTAAAAGCTTGTTGGCCTGGGGGCTCTATAACTGGAGCACCTAAATTAAGATCATGCCAGAGACTTTTTGAATTAGAAGAATGTGAACGCGGACCATACTGTGGCTCATTTTTGAAGCTTGACTGGAATGGAGAATTTGACAGCAATATACTAATAAGATCATTTTTAATTAAAGACAAAAAAATCAATATTTATGCTGGTTGTGGAATAGTTATTGACTCAAACCCTGAAGAGGAAACTAATGAACTAAAGTGGAAACTTTTACCGTTAATTGATTCACTAAAATGA